The genomic region GGTTTGGGTGCCATCTTGATGGCGACGCCGGGTCAGCGTCGCAACACTGGAGACCGGTGGAAAACGATCACTGTTGAGACCAAACAGGGCCACGGACTGCGCACCGCCCTCTCCACCCCCGTAGTTGAGCAACAGACATTGTTCGCCCACCGTTGGAATGCGGGTTTCGGTTTGCGCACCGGCGCTGGGGTTGAAAAAGCGGATCGCAGGGGTGAGCAAGTCACCGTGGCTGACCTTGCAGGTATTGCTGGCAGCATCGACCTGCTGGCAAATGCCAATCCGGCAGAAGCTTTCAGCGCGGCGGTAAAGGTCTTCGAGTTGGGTCTCCATCTCTGCCAGGCGTTCGACGATCGGTCCCAATTGCATGCGTAACAGCGCGTCGAACATGGGCTACTCCGCCAGTGGTTTGTATTGGGCCGGGTCGTCGATATTGGAGACGTCCCAGGTGCAGGCAAACAGCGGCTGGCCTGTAGGATCCTCAAGTAGCGGCGGCCCCAGATAGAGGGTTTGGGTGAAGGAGACCGTCCAGGTGTCGTAGTCCGCATCAAGGGTGCTGCGCACAGCCGGAGCGGCAACAATATTTGCGGGCAGATCGCACTGTGCCTGGGGCAGGTTCCAACGGTTATCCAGCACCAGGTCCATCAGTTGGCTGGCCAGGTCGCAGGCATCGAACGGCAATGCACCGGGGGCGACCATGGCCCTGATTGAAATGCTCAGCACGTGGGCCTTGCGCCCTTCGCGAGAGCGAATGCCCGGGCCATTGCCTTCGACGGTGACCTGCACACCGGTTTTTTCAACGTCGCCCTGGAAGTCCTGGTGGCTGCCGACCTTGAGGTCCGGGAAGGCTGCATGCAGCGCAGCGCCCACGGCCTGGGGCAGTTGGGATGGCTTTTCGATAAGCGTCATTTTGAGTAGCGTCCTTGCAACAATTACTGCGGGTCCTGGCCGGAGCCTTGGTTGATCCCGATGCGCTTGGCCGCCCACCGCTCATAAAGGCCGATGGCCACATCGGCACCGGCCATGGCGGTCAGGCAACCAATGGCGCCGGCGGTCCAGATCGACATGCCGGCGGCGTAGCACAGCATCAGCGCCGAAACCCCACAGACCATGCAGGCCCCGGAGCGCAGCGCCAGACGGCGGATCAACGACCAACCGCGGGCACCTTCCTTGTCGGCGCGCCACATTTCTCCAGACACTCCGCCGATCACGGCCAATACGATCACCAGCCAGATAGGCATTTCCGCTAACGCTTGCTGTTCATTTGTCATGTCACGCCTCCTGGCTGAGCAATTAATAATCCATATTTCATTTACACATGCTTCGATAGGTAGGCATTCCAAAAAGCCCGGTTACCCGGGCTTTTCAGTAATGCTGTCCTCGGACTTTCGGCGCTACTGGCGCGGTACGGTCCTTTCCTCAATGTTTTTCCGACCACGATCCCTGTCTGCCGGATAACTGCTTCTGGTGCTTTACGCTGCACACCCGGGTCAGTTGCCAACCCTCTGAACCATCAAGGCCGGTTCATCGCTGCCTGTTTTTGAAGCGTTGAAACTAAAGAGCGTCGGCATCCTTGCCGGTGTTGCCTGGCATCCCTGCCATCGCTTCGATGGCGTCCTTGCCGATGTTGCGTGCCTTCCTTGTCTTCCTTGGCAGCATCCTTGCCGCCTCCACCAGGCCTTGTTGGCTGGCTTGAGGTGAAGAATATGCATGTATGCATATACAGTCAATGCATAAATGCATTTATTTTGGCCGTGGAAATGCACGTATGCATTCGAAGCCTTGCGGGCTTGGGGTTTGGCGGTTTTCTGCGGGCGAAAAAAAACCCGCTCATGGGCGGGTTTCGTCTTACGCGAGGAGGTTAACGGGCGTACATGCCCCACCAGAAAACATGCCCGAGAATGCTGATCTGCTCATCCTGGATATCCTGGAAGCTGTAGTCCTCATCCGGATGCTCATCACGGTTGAAACTGCGCAGGCGGATTCCCGAAGGCAGGCGGTAGAGCTGTTTAACCCGCAGTTGGCCGTTGTGGTTGATGGCATACAGATCACCATCAACGATATCGCCGATGCCGCTCTTGCCGGCATTCACGCCAACCGTGGCGCCGTCGCGCAGTACCGGCAACATACTGTTACCGCGCACCGTCACGCACTTGGCCTGGTCGAACTGCACTCCGTTATGCCGCAGGCTGCGCTTGCCGAACCGCAGGCTGGCCTTCTCGCTTTCCTCGATGACGAATCTTCCTGATCCAGCAGCCAATTCAACCTCGCGCAGAAAGGGGATCGACACCTCGTCATCATTGACGGGAGTGTCGTCGTCCCACAGGCTTATGTCCTTGAGTTCCGAATGCATCGGGTCGCGCCCGTCATCGCGCAACCCACCCACCGCAGCGCGCCCGCGCAGTTGGTCGGTGCTCACGCGAAAATACTCGGCGATGCGCGAGATGTGTTTATCCGACGGATCAACGATCTTGCCGCTGAGGATCCGGGACAGTGTGGATTGAGGCACGCCGGTGCGCCGATGAAGCTCCGTGGGGGAGATTCGGTCGCGATCCAGCAGCTCTCTTAAGACGATAGAAACGTTGCGTTTTTGCATAACGCGGATAGTGACGGGAGTTTTCGGAGTTGGCAAATGCTAATTTGCATATTTATGCATTAAACAGCCAATTCTGTTTACCATGAAACAAAATACTGTATATGCAAACAGTGAACTACCCATTACTCTTGCGGGCGGCCTGATGTTGAGACACCAAGGATTTCAGCGTCCCTTGCTTATCGACAATTCAGGGGCTATGTATAAAACTCATTAATCACCTAGCCAGCAACGACGGAGGTGCTCATGGCTTATTCAGCGCTAGCTGTCGCTAACGCCTTCATTGAACGTGCGAAGGAAGGCAAGGTTTCGGGCCTGACCCCGATGAAGCTGCAGAAACTGTTGTTCTATACGCAGTCCTGGCATTTGCGCGAACGGGACCAGCCCCTTATGGATGACCACTTCGCCCGCTGGCAATATGGCCCGGTCATCCCGTCGCTTTACCATGAGTTGAAATCCTATGGTAATCGCCCGGTGACCGCGCTGCTCAGCAACCTGAAGCCCGACGCCGAAGACATTGTCTTCGTGACACCGAGGGTTCCTGAGAGCGACACCTACACCCATCGTTTGATTGACCGGATCATTAACAAATACGGCAAATGGTCCGGCACCCAACTGTCCAACCTTTCCCACGAGGACGGCACAGCCTGGGCCCTCAAGGGCGCCGACGGTTCGGCCATTGACTGGGAAGACATGGCAGCACTCATTCACCCAAAGAGCCGCATCCGTGAGTGAGGAACTCGATAACCTGGAACTCACCCTGCCCCCCGTGGCAGGGCCTGACCAGGACTCCCAGGCCGGCGGCGAGCAAGCCCTAGGCACCGACGATGAAAGAAGCCAGAACCTCAAAGACCAGAAGGCCGAAAGGCAACTGCGCAAGAAGTATGCGGGGCGTGCGTTTTGGTTCGCTGCGTGCGGGGTGATCTTCTGGGGGGTCCTGCTGGTGTGGAATGGCTGGTCGACGTATTACTCGGGTAAGGCGCCGTTCTCGGACAATGTATTGATTGCCATCACTACGGCGACTTCAATCAACTTGTTTGCGGCGTTTCTTGGGGTGATCAGAGGGTTGTTTCCGGCTAGTGGGCGTAAATCCAAATAGTCTGGTCGTACTCATGCCCCTGACTTCTCTCTATCCGGCATTGAGATGTGAGCGCGCAAAAGTCAGCTCATCATTTTCAAGGCACTGATCGGATTTTTAGTTTTTGCCCACCTTATCCAGCAGCGACCGGCTGCAAAAATCGCACCGAGGCGGAGTTTCATCTTGCGGCCAACACCCCAGATTTCCGCCACGTCCGTATTGCGCAAGACCCAGTTCCGCTTAATCGGGTCGGTGATATTGGCCACCCCGGCCAGCATCAACTGAAGCCGCACCCGCGGCGGCTTCTGTCGTCGGCCAGTCAGCGGCGCGGAGTCTGCAAGGCGTGGTAGCCGTAATCGGCGCGAGCTTTGCGTAGAGGAACGCCCGCCTCGATAGCCGCACGAATATGTTCTTCGGCCTGGTGGATTTCTTCGGCCACCGCCAGCACTTCGCTCAGTGAACCGGCCGGAATCACCACCAGGCCATCACCGTCGCCGCGCAACCAATCATCGGGTTGTACCCGCACGCCACCCAGCGTAACGGGCGCCTGAATCGCTTCGACACGCACGCGATCCTTGCCGGTGCGCATCCAGTTACCCCGGGAAAAGATCGGGTAGTTAAGCTCCAACGCACGGTCGACATCGCGGCAGATACCGTCAATCACCGTCCCGGCCAACTGCCTACGGGCGGCGGTAGAGGTCAGCAAATCGCCCCACACGGTGGTGTCGAGCCGCGCCTGGTTGTCGATCACTACCACCTGGCCGGCCTCAAGGTCGTCGATGTAGTCACCCACCGAGCCGCCGTCCAGGCCAATAGGGCCGTAGCGCAGGGTCCAGGCTTTGCCTGTGAGGTTGAACGACCGGTCCAGAGGCATGATGTCGGTGCACTGGCAAACGATTTTCAGGCGGTCCATCGCATCGCTGAGGTCGGTGCAACTCAGGGCGTCGAGGCGGGTAACAATAGAGGTTTGCATGATGTGGCCTTCCTTGTGTCCTGTGGGTTAACGCGCGGTGGCGTCAGCACTGAATGCGTGGATCTTGTCGACGATCTGGCGTGACGCCGTCCGGATTGCCGTGGCGGTATTGCCAGCGATGTGCGGCGTCAATTGCGCATTGGCAATAGCGGTCAATGGCGAGTCGAAGCGGTCTTTTTCAAGGGCAAAGGTATCGATGGCGACGGCTTTGATATGCCTGGGAAACTGGCGCATGAAGGCGGCCAACTGGTGTTCGTCGACGATCCCGCCGCGCGCGGTATTGATGAGGATTGATCCCTGGCGCATCTGCTGGAACTCGGCAGTGCCGAACAAGCCTCGGGTCTGCGGGGTGAGCGGTACGTGGATCGAGACGATGTTCGCCTCGGCCAGTAACTGTTCAAGACCTGCCCGTCGTTCAAGCCCAAGGCTGTGCGCCACCGGTTCGGTAAAACGTTCGGACCCGGTAGCGATCACCTTGATGCCCAGCGCCGCAGCCTTGCGCGCCACCTGCCGGGCAATGCTGCCGGTGCCCACCAGCCCAAGCGTCAGTTCGGCGTATTCGCAGGCAGGTGCCAAGGAGCCTTTTGCCCAATGGCCGTTGTGCGTTTTAGTGTTGTAGTCATCCAGGTCGCGCGACAGAAACAGCGCCTGGGCCACGACGTATTCGGCAACAGCGGCCGCGTTGGAGCCTGGGGTGTTGAGGATCGCCACACCACACTGCTCGCACGCCAGCCGATCAATATGATTGACCCCTGTGCCAGCCTGGGCAATGGCGCGCAGTGGCGTGGCCAACGCCGGCGAGGTGGCAGCGCGGATCAGGCCAGCGCCCAACGGGATGTTCAGGCGCGTCTTGAACACGCTGTAGCCCCCGGCCTGACTCACGGCGGCAATAAAGCCAGGCTCGTCATGGCAGTTGATCTCGGCATAGTGAATGCGCGTGCCGTAGTGCTGCCGAATGCGCTCTTTGTCCGCGAAATAATGCAGGTTGAGGGTGACGCCCAGGCCCAGTTCAAGAAAGCGATCGGCTTCCTCAAACAGTAACGGCGGCCCAGGGGCATCCAGTATCAGGGTGGTAAATGCCATACAGTTGATCCTCTTGGAGGGTAGCGCCTGCCGATACCCAGGTTGCCCTGGGCATCGAGGTTAATCACCAAGTGAAATGGTGGGCGCTTGCGGGATCGACCAGGCCTGCATCGGTACTCACGGCCGCGAGGAACCCGCTGTAGAAATCATTCAGCGATGACGACTGGATGAACGCGGGATTGCTTTTGGCGTAGATCAGAAACAAGCGATAGATTCGCAAGTTCTTTTCCTTGAGGTAGACCTCGGCCTTGAGACTGGGCCACAGGTTGAGCAAGCTGCCCTCCTTGAATTTCCATGGATCTGCCGGCTCGGTGCCGGTGGTGGCCTTGTACACGAAGCGCTTACCTTCAATCACTTCCAGATGCAGGCTGGCCAGCAGCTGTTCGGCGGTGCCGACGGCTTCGGTCTTCAAGGCTTGCGCCAGCATCTGGATATGGGTCTTTTCCGGGATGCTGCCGGTCAGGGTCAGCCAGGCGCATTTGAGGTCGGTTCGCGCAATGGCGTAGGCCATGCCTTTGACGTAGGTGTGAAAGCTCTCATCCTCGTTGAAGGCCTTGGACAAGTAAGTTGCCGGTTCTTGCGCAAACTGCCCGACGCCGATCAGTTCGCTGTGCAACCCACCGGCCAGCAAGGCGCGGGTCCAGGGAATCGCACGAATGGCATCGGGACGCGACTCGAACACCTTGATGTTGAAGATACGAGAAGGCGGCCGGGTGCCTTTGGCTGTGGCCCTGACCACATCGAATCGCGCCAGGTCCCGCAGCAGGGAAGGCAGCGCCGGATGCTCGAAGAACGTCGCCTGGTAGCGGCGCACCACGTCCCCCCAACGCTGAATCCTGCCGGCAATGACCTCCTCGGACGGCTGCGGCTGGCGCTCGGCGTGCATACGGTACAACTGGCTGAGAAAGTTGACGGACTGGTTGCGGGTCAGCAGATGAGCGCGCATCTCCGCGCAGCCGGCCAGCATGAAGCGGGTTTCCGGGCCCTCCAGCGCGCCGAACTCCTGCAAGGTCTCGGCGATCACCCCATTACCCCGTGCGTGTTCCCCGCCCATGATGACGTGGACGACCACCTCGATGCCGTAGCGGGCCGCGATCAACTTGTGCTGATTGGCAATCGCCATGTTCAGCTTGTGCATGGCCTTGCCGCCTTGCTTGCCCGTGTCGCTGGGGCCAAACGTGATGTATTGGCGGTTGCCGCGCGTTGCCAGGTGCTGGCGGTACACCGGGTTTTCGTACACCTCATGCACCGTGGCCAGCGTGCGCTCGGCGCCTGCCAGATCTTCAGGTTGCAAAGCGATGTCAATCCCGTCCCGTACCTGGGCCGCTTTCATCAGGAACAGCACCTCTAGCGCGCTGAGGGCCGAGGTGTACTCGGCGATCCCGTGGATTTTCATCCGGTCGCGATAACGGTCGATCATTTCAAACCGTTCCACCGCATTGCGCGCATCGTGCATACGGATATAGCTCGGATCCTGCTCCATCAGCGCAATGTAATCCTGGCCGGCATATTGCTCGGCTTTCCGGGTGTAAATCGGCGTGGTGCGTTGCAAATACTCCTGCCACAGGGCAGCGGGCGTCCGGGCCGCCCCGCCCTCCAGCGCGACCTCAAGGGCGGCCTGACGCGCACGCTCATCCAGCTCGTGATAGTGCCGGCCCTGGCCCAGGCCGATGGTTTCCAGCCACTGGCTGGAAAGAATCTCATCGACCACGCTGCTGAACATCTCGGCGTTTTCACGAAACTCGATATCCAGATAGTGAAAGCCAAACGCATGCACCCGCAGCAGCAGACGGTCGATGGCGGCGGGCTGTGTAAAACGGATGCTGCTCAGTGCGTCGATCAGTTCGGCGGGACGCTTGAAATGCTCGGGATGATCCTTGCCCACGCGAGCACGAATCTCTTCAAGGCGATGCCGTGCGCCGCCGTCCTTGATCAGACTGTCGATATCAGCGATGTAGCGATTGCGCAGCGCCGTTTCCAGCGCCACCACCAGGGTTTCGGTGTGCTGGTTGGTGTCATAGGGGCGGCCATCCTTGTCGCCGTATAACCAGGTGAACAAGGTCAGCCATTTTTCCTGCGGCGCCAGGCCCAGGGCGTGATGCACGTCGGGCAACGCGTCATACACACTGTCGGCGTAAAAAATCTGTGACTCGATATCGGTGCCATTGCTGCCCGACCACACGGCGTTGTACAACTCCAGCAGGAGCTGCGCGGTGACTTGAGGCTTTTTCAAGCCACGGTCCTCGACGTGCTGTGCCAGTTTCTGCAAGACCAGCACAACGGAATGCTTGAGCTGGTCGGTCTCTTTGCACAGCACTCCCAGGCTGATATTTACCCCCGCCGGCGCTGCAATCAACTGCGGATCGAGCGTGAGCAACTGACGAGGCAGACTGGCTTGCGAAGCAATCTGGGTCGCCACACTCCTGACCGACAACTCGAAAAGCAGTTGCTTGATCAGCAGCAACTTCCAGAACGCCTCGACGTCTTTGCTGGAGCGCGATTCGAAGAACGCCTTGCCCAAGGCTGCAGCCAATTTCGAATCACCCTTGTCCAGATACGACAGCGTATCGATTTCAGCATAGATCCTGAGACAGGCACGGGCATGCGGGGTGTGGGAAGCATCATCCGTGTTGGCCTTGAGTGCGTGCTCCAGGGCTCGCCATAGGACGTCATGCAGTAGCGCAGGGTTGGTATGGCCGATTGAGGGGCGAGTTGATGCATTTTCCAGTATGGAGTTGATCACATGATTCATGGGTTCAAGCCTCGATAATTGTCAAATCCCTTGTTTGCAGTACGCCGAACAGACACACGCAAAATCATCAATGTCCCAGGCTTAACCCACTGCGTCGCAACGAACGGAACTCACCTGTTCGCCGACAGAAAGCCCCCTTGTCGGTACCGAAAAACGGCAAAAAAAAGAAACAATTTGTTACATCTGTGAGCAATAAAACATGCTCCGAATTTTTCAACAAAAGACCTTTTTGGAATAGAAAGTTAGGAAAAACTGGTAGGAAGCTAATAAAAATCACATCAATGATTCTGTTTTAGTACAGGTGTTTTTTCTAAAACCCTGATTATTCGAAATTAAATCCACCCGCTCAAAAACGCTCGCCCCAAGAAGAATCTCGCGCAGGCACGGCCTGCGAGCGCAACCTAAACAATTCTTCATAAACACGACTTTATGAATAGCCTTGCACCACGCCTCTAATCTTCTCCACGTCGCCAAGCTACTCGCAGAAGATGCGGCGATGACCAAGGAGACGGACCGTTATGCCTGGGCTTCGCATTACTTGCAGGAAATGGTCAAGGCGGTGGTTGATGATGTGGTGAAGGTGTTGGATTCGCCGGTTAATACTCAGTAAGCCGCGAAAATAGAAAAGGCGGGTAACCGCTAACCTGTGGCGGCGCCGCTCCTTTAGTGGTGGATGTCGGGGCGGCACCGCTTTTGTTTTTTTTACCTATCCGTTGCTGCAGGTAAAAGAATCGGGCGACGCGCTGGATGTCGGTGAGGGTTTCCGGGCGGGTCATCTTCTGCCATTCGAACACCTGCCGGAAACTGAGCGCCCATTTGAACTGGCGCACGAATTCTTCCAGGTGGTTCTGCACGACGCGGTACAGCGTCACCAGGTCGCCGTTGATGTCGTTGAGGACCTCAACCGGTGCTGCCTGGGGGCGCATGAGGTAGAGCGCGGCGCCGCCGGCAAACACTTCAACGTAGCGTTCGTGTGGCGGGAAGAGCGGGATAAGGCGGTCGGCCAGGCGGCGTTTGCCGCCCATCCAAGGGATGATGGGTGTGGACATAAAAAAGCAAGACCTTTGCTGTATGGATAAACAGTTATAGACTCGCTTTGCTTTGTGCAGGAAGCAAGAACGTTGGCTGGACTTGCAGGGATGATCTGCAGGAAAGGTGCCGGGTTGGGGGTTGACGCATCCTGCTCGACCGCTCCTTTTACTTCGATGTAGAAACTTCTTTTACGTAATCCCGACAGGCCCGTAAGGCGATCAATCCTTGATCAGCCGAACCTCGCATGGTCGCGGCCCGGCTACGTTTGTAAGCGACACACGAATCTCGTTGCGGGCCTTGAGCAATTCGTCGGTAAAGCGGTATTCCACTGTGCGGTCGCTATCGAGCACGGTCTTTTCAGCAGCGATGGCGCGCTCAATGGCTTCGAAGTGCTTTGGCGTGAAGGACAATGAACAAGCTTCTAATAATCCGGGGGAATAACAAAGAGTGCTAAGAATTATAAAAAACTGTCATTTCCGACAGTTACAAATCCTATACAAATCATGCCAACTAATACTCACAACAAAAACCACCAATAAAAGATTTCGTAATATGTGAGGAGATTTAAGATGACCTATGTAGTGACTGACAACTGTATAAACTGCAAATATACCGACTGCGTTATGGTATGCCCGGTAAATTGCTTTCACGAGGGTCCAAATTTTCTAGTAATAGATCCTGATGAATGCGTCGATTGCGAAGCGTGCGTACAAGAATGCCCAGCGGGTGCTATTCTCCACGAAGACGCACTACCTCTTGAAATGAAAAATTTCAAAGAACTCAATGCTGAATTAGCTAGGGGCTGGCCAAAAATCACCAGAAACAAACCTGAACTTCCAGATGCTTATCGATGGGTGAATATGGATAACAAACTTGAACTTTTAATACGTTGATATAAGTAAATCCACCTTTCGCCTGCTTATCGTCTCTTAAGATAGCCGCTACTGGCTACGACGTTGTAAAGGTGAACTTACGCGTACAGGCACGCCAACTACAACTGCCGGCACCTGTTGCGACGGACTGTTCAATACTGGCGCAGTTTATTCGTTATCGTCGACAACGCTCATCCTGAACAGGATTTATGCATAGCGACTCATCAAACAAACCAGATTGCACCAGTGTCTGGCGTACCCGCGCCCAATCATGTTCCTGATACCGATTAATGCCGAGGTAATGCGCCATCGTGAAGCAATACACCTTCAGAATAAGGGGACGCATTTATTTTCCATCGGTAATCCACTCCTTTCGTATCAGCATCAGCAACGTGGACAATCCACGCCCCCAGTTGCGCGCCCCCCACCATCACGCTAATCTCCCTTCGTCGCTGCAAATTCAGCGACCGGGCGTGAGAACCCGAGTCAATCAAGGCGCAAAGCGCCCAAGAACCCTATCGCGGCGCTTTTTTTCGTCTGCGATATCGTTTTATGGCGGCTGTGCGTGGGAGACCCTCGGGTCTACCGGTTGCCTTGATTGCCGGTTTCTCACCCTGCGCACAGCTGCCACCCAAATCTGTGAGAAGGTTCGTGGCAGTTCCTCAAATCAAGGAGCTTTCACTTATGTGCTTCTATGTTTACCGCACCAAACGGCGTCACCCTTCTCGATTCATTTCCTCCATGCTCGGAGGTGCTGTATGAATTCTGTGCAAGACCTGACCACCCTCGGCGTCACCCCCTTCTCCTTTCACTCCGACCAACCTCTATTCCGCGTTAACAGTGGTGTTTCCCTGCAAGAAGCCTTGCACCACGCCTCCAATCTTCTCCACGTCGCCAAGCTGCTCGCAGAAGATGCGGCGATGACCAAGGAGACGGACCGTTATGCCTGGGCTTCGCATTACTTGCAGGAAATGGTCAAGGCGGTGGTTGATGATGTGGTGAAGGTGTTGGATTCGCCGGTTAATACTCAGTAAGCCGCGAAAATAAAAAAGGCGGGTAACCGCTAACCTGTAGCGGCGCCGCTCCTTTAATGGTGAATGTCGGGGCGGCACCGCTTTTGCTTTTTACCTATCCGTTTGCGACCTGCGTCCTCCCGACCTCGCGTGTTAACCTTGCCGCCATCGCAAAAAATGCTGGGCCAAGCGCCCCCTTTGCCCCATCACTTTCAACGAATTTGCCTACTACCCAATGAGTAAAAACACTTCAGACCTGTCCTCCCACACTCCGATGATGCAGCAGTACTGGCGCCTGAAAAACCAGCACCCTGATCAGTTGATGTTCTATCGCATGGGCGACTTCTACGAGATCTTCTATGAAGACGCGAAGAAGGCCGCCAAGCTGCTGGACATTACCCTGACCGCCCGCGGGCAGTCGGCGGGGCAGTCGATTCCGATGTGTGGGATTCCTTATCACTCGTTGGAAGGCTACTTGGTCAAACTGGTGAAGCTGGGCGAGTCGGTGGTGATCTGTGAGCAGATCGGTGACCCGGCCACCAGCAAAGGGCCGGTGGAACGCCAGGTGGTGCGCATCATCACCCCAGGCACGGTGAGTGATGAGGCGTTGCTGGATGAGCGTCGCGACAACCTGATCGCTGCGGTATTGGGCGATGAGCGTCTGTTCGGCCTGTCGGTGCTGGATATCACCAGTGGCAATTTCAGTGTGCTGGAGATCAAGGGCTGGGAGAACCTGCTGGCGGAGCTTGAGCGCATCAATCCGGTGGAGTTGTTGATCCCGGATGATTGGCCCAAGGACTTGCCCGCCGAGAAGCGTCGTGGGACCAAGCGTCGTGCGCCGTGGGATTTCGAGCGTGATTCGGCACTGAAAAGTCTGTGTCAGCAGTTCTCGGTGCAAGACCTTAAAGGTTTTGGCTGTGAAACCCTGACATTGGCCATCGGCGCCGCCGGTTGCCTGCTCAGCTATGCCAAGGAAACCCAGCGCACCGCCCTGCCGCATTTGCGCAGTCTGCGTCATGAGCGTCTGGACGATACCGTGGTGCTCGATGGCGCCAGCCGTCGCAACCTGGAGCTGGACACTAACCTGGCCGGTGGGCGCGATAACACCCTGCAATCGGTGGTCGACCGTTGCCAGACCGCCATGGGCAGCCGCTTGCTGACCCGTTGGCTGAACCGTCCGCTACGGGACTTGACCGTGCTGCAAGCGCGTCAGACGTCTATTACCTGCCTGCTCGACGGCTATCGCTTTGAAAAACTGCAGCCGCAACTGAAAGAAATCGGCGATATCGAACGTATCCTGGCGCGGATCGGCCTGCGTAACGCGCGGCCCCGTGACCTGGCGCGCCTGCGTGATGCCTTGAGCGCCCTGCCGCAGTTGCAAGTGGCGATGACCGAGCTGGACACGCCGCACCTGCAACAGCTGGCGGTGACTGCCGGCACTTACCCGGACCTCGCGGCACTGCTGGAAAAAGCCATCATCGACAACCCGCCCGCGATCATCCGTGATGGCGGCGTGTTGAAAACC from Pseudomonas synxantha harbors:
- a CDS encoding ultraviolet light resistance protein B encodes the protein MRLQLMLAGVANITDPIKRNWVLRNTDVAEIWGVGRKMKLRLGAIFAAGRCWIRWAKTKNPISALKMMS
- a CDS encoding phage baseplate assembly protein V, with protein sequence MFDALLRMQLGPIVERLAEMETQLEDLYRRAESFCRIGICQQVDAASNTCKVSHGDLLTPAIRFFNPSAGAQTETRIPTVGEQCLLLNYGGGEGGAQSVALFGLNSDRFPPVSSVATLTRRRHQDGTQTDYDDASHTFNWVNGPTTFSGSREQVDVKVGATSLTLNAHGIVLQVGGTSLLLDASGAHFSGPVVDHQGRLISPR
- the fdxA gene encoding ferredoxin FdxA gives rise to the protein MTYVVTDNCINCKYTDCVMVCPVNCFHEGPNFLVIDPDECVDCEACVQECPAGAILHEDALPLEMKNFKELNAELARGWPKITRNKPELPDAYRWVNMDNKLELLIR
- a CDS encoding DUF3077 domain-containing protein, translated to MNSVQDLTTLGVTPFSFHSDQPLFRVNSGVSLQEALHHASNLLHVAKLLAEDAAMTKETDRYAWASHYLQEMVKAVVDDVVKVLDSPVNTQ
- a CDS encoding Panacea domain-containing protein, which gives rise to MAYSALAVANAFIERAKEGKVSGLTPMKLQKLLFYTQSWHLRERDQPLMDDHFARWQYGPVIPSLYHELKSYGNRPVTALLSNLKPDAEDIVFVTPRVPESDTYTHRLIDRIINKYGKWSGTQLSNLSHEDGTAWALKGADGSAIDWEDMAALIHPKSRIRE
- a CDS encoding phage holin family protein, with amino-acid sequence MTNEQQALAEMPIWLVIVLAVIGGVSGEMWRADKEGARGWSLIRRLALRSGACMVCGVSALMLCYAAGMSIWTAGAIGCLTAMAGADVAIGLYERWAAKRIGINQGSGQDPQ
- a CDS encoding helix-turn-helix transcriptional regulator gives rise to the protein MRVMQKRNVSIVLRELLDRDRISPTELHRRTGVPQSTLSRILSGKIVDPSDKHISRIAEYFRVSTDQLRGRAAVGGLRDDGRDPMHSELKDISLWDDDTPVNDDEVSIPFLREVELAAGSGRFVIEESEKASLRFGKRSLRHNGVQFDQAKCVTVRGNSMLPVLRDGATVGVNAGKSGIGDIVDGDLYAINHNGQLRVKQLYRLPSGIRLRSFNRDEHPDEDYSFQDIQDEQISILGHVFWWGMYAR
- a CDS encoding NAD(P)-dependent oxidoreductase yields the protein MAFTTLILDAPGPPLLFEEADRFLELGLGVTLNLHYFADKERIRQHYGTRIHYAEINCHDEPGFIAAVSQAGGYSVFKTRLNIPLGAGLIRAATSPALATPLRAIAQAGTGVNHIDRLACEQCGVAILNTPGSNAAAVAEYVVAQALFLSRDLDDYNTKTHNGHWAKGSLAPACEYAELTLGLVGTGSIARQVARKAAALGIKVIATGSERFTEPVAHSLGLERRAGLEQLLAEANIVSIHVPLTPQTRGLFGTAEFQQMRQGSILINTARGGIVDEHQLAAFMRQFPRHIKAVAIDTFALEKDRFDSPLTAIANAQLTPHIAGNTATAIRTASRQIVDKIHAFSADATAR
- a CDS encoding phosphoenolpyruvate carboxylase, which encodes MNHVINSILENASTRPSIGHTNPALLHDVLWRALEHALKANTDDASHTPHARACLRIYAEIDTLSYLDKGDSKLAAALGKAFFESRSSKDVEAFWKLLLIKQLLFELSVRSVATQIASQASLPRQLLTLDPQLIAAPAGVNISLGVLCKETDQLKHSVVLVLQKLAQHVEDRGLKKPQVTAQLLLELYNAVWSGSNGTDIESQIFYADSVYDALPDVHHALGLAPQEKWLTLFTWLYGDKDGRPYDTNQHTETLVVALETALRNRYIADIDSLIKDGGARHRLEEIRARVGKDHPEHFKRPAELIDALSSIRFTQPAAIDRLLLRVHAFGFHYLDIEFRENAEMFSSVVDEILSSQWLETIGLGQGRHYHELDERARQAALEVALEGGAARTPAALWQEYLQRTTPIYTRKAEQYAGQDYIALMEQDPSYIRMHDARNAVERFEMIDRYRDRMKIHGIAEYTSALSALEVLFLMKAAQVRDGIDIALQPEDLAGAERTLATVHEVYENPVYRQHLATRGNRQYITFGPSDTGKQGGKAMHKLNMAIANQHKLIAARYGIEVVVHVIMGGEHARGNGVIAETLQEFGALEGPETRFMLAGCAEMRAHLLTRNQSVNFLSQLYRMHAERQPQPSEEVIAGRIQRWGDVVRRYQATFFEHPALPSLLRDLARFDVVRATAKGTRPPSRIFNIKVFESRPDAIRAIPWTRALLAGGLHSELIGVGQFAQEPATYLSKAFNEDESFHTYVKGMAYAIARTDLKCAWLTLTGSIPEKTHIQMLAQALKTEAVGTAEQLLASLHLEVIEGKRFVYKATTGTEPADPWKFKEGSLLNLWPSLKAEVYLKEKNLRIYRLFLIYAKSNPAFIQSSSLNDFYSGFLAAVSTDAGLVDPASAHHFTW
- a CDS encoding RraA family protein, producing the protein MQTSIVTRLDALSCTDLSDAMDRLKIVCQCTDIMPLDRSFNLTGKAWTLRYGPIGLDGGSVGDYIDDLEAGQVVVIDNQARLDTTVWGDLLTSTAARRQLAGTVIDGICRDVDRALELNYPIFSRGNWMRTGKDRVRVEAIQAPVTLGGVRVQPDDWLRGDGDGLVVIPAGSLSEVLAVAEEIHQAEEHIRAAIEAGVPLRKARADYGYHALQTPRR